The sequence CGATGCAAAATCACGCGCAGAGCATGAGAGTCGGCGACAAggatacccttttttttttagaagaaggaaatatgcaTTCTATAGTTGCAATAAAAATGATGAAAACTAAGAAAACGACAATTTTGATTATGTTCATGTTAACAAAATACTGAAGAAAGTTGCTTCTAACAACTTCTCTGTGATTTCAACATAGTTTTTTAGTGTTGATATACAACTTTAGTGAACTTTGATTTGTGTTGTAGGAGTATAAGTTTTCTAGCTCCTCTGTGATTTCAGTCCAATTATTTTACGGTTCTTCAATCTAtatcgtgttttttttttaatctacatCGTGTTGATTGCTATTAGTTATATcaatcaaaattatataaacatagTCAATACAATATGTACCATTACAAATTTATATCCAAATTCTgctatgtttttaattaatcaacAAAATGTCATTAACCTAAATAATAGTATTATACTATATTTAAAGCCAATTACGGAATTTATATAGGGTATATTTTTGTCGCTTTCGAAATTCACCTACACTAcacgtcaaaaaatgaaaaaaaaatacaacaacaAATAATGTCCATCTTTGTTTAATGATCTCTCCGACCAAACCTAGCTGCTTCGTTTCTCTATTAATACCTTTCCTTTCGTCGAAGATCAGGCCCGTACTGTACTTTACTCTTAACCCCCCAAAAGAAAAGTTTTCTCTCCTCCCCAtcttccttttaaaaaaaaatgcgtATGAGCTGTAACGGATGTCGAGTTCTTCGAAAAGGCTGCAGTGAAAACTGTAGCATAAGACCGTGTCTCCAATGGATCAAATCCGCCGAATCTCAAGCCAACGCCACCGTCTTCCTCGCAAAGTTTTACGGCCGTGCCGGCTTAATGAACCTCCTCAGCACCGGTCCCGACCACCTCCGTCCTGGTGAGTCAATTTAACTCCGATTTAATCTATCATGCACCTGATAATAGATCATTCCCTGTTTTGCAACACCTAGGGTGGTTGTTTTGTTTTCTGCATGCATCTGTAGATGAATcatttgaaagatctcactcTAATATTCTCTCTATCATGTATCTAACAAGCAGAACCGATCCTGAAATTTTCAGAGAGatatagataattttttaatattttttaaaataatttttgtttatatttgtgTATATTAACTCTTAAAGTTTCTAAACTTATTTGTgtgcaaaaaaaattctaagacTATACAACAATATTTCACTTGCATGTGCTAATAAGtgatcattttttgttttttttattgcagCGATATTTAGATCGTTGTTGTACGAAGCATGCGGAAGGATTGTGAATCCGATTTACGGATCGGTCGGCTTATTATGGTCCGGAAACTGGCATCTTTGTCAAGCAGCCGTGGAGGCGGTGATGAGAGGCTCTCCGGTGACTCCAATCGCATGCGACGCTGCGGTTACTGGTCAAGCTCCTCCTTTCAGCAACAACAAACTCTTTGACATAAGACACGTGACTAGAGACGAGAACGCCGTGAAGAGCCGGTGTCGTTCGAGCCGTAGTGGTGCATGCAAAGAAGGGAGAAACGTGAGGTCGTCGCTTAGTCACGAGTCGTCACTGAGTCAGGAGTCTGCGGTGGTGAAGGGTGAAGGAAGTATGGTTTCGTCAGAGGAGACGACGGAGGAACCGAGTTGGATCGGGCTTGAGCTGACTTTGGGGTTGGAGCCGTCTGGCGCACGTGGGAGTCACGTGGTGGTGCCGATTAAGAAACGGAAGTTGGAGAAGTCTGGCACGTGCGATGATGATGCGGATACGTGTAAGATTGAGCTTGGACTCGTGTGCAGCGAGTGAAAATGAAATGGTCTCTTTTTTTGCTCGTCTTAGAAGTTTCTTTTGGTTCTGTGTTGAGTTTGGTGTACAAATAGAGATTAACGAATcttcctttctttctttctggctttTAAAGTTTCTTTGTTTACTGTTTTTGCTTGTTCGGTGTTCTTCACAAGTGTGTATGATAAAGAGATCTTAACTTTTAACAAATTTTCTGTCTTCAGAAAACTCCATTTGATGATCAGAGAGGCTTAAGAAAGCAACCCAATCTTAAAATCGTATGATCTACTTTAAAGCCTAAAAGCACATTTGTATGTGAATCAAAAGACTCACCAGCTGCATGTGTCTAGATTTGTGTTCTCAAaggattttatatataataggcGTGGGCCCTGTGTGATGGATTAATTTGTTAGAGATGAGGATGGTCTTTTTAGTTCATTGGATTTGGATCCAAATgtttattcaacaaaaaaaaggcCCAAACTCTACATGACTTGAGTTCAAGTATATTCATTTGCCATTCATTCCAACATCTCGTGGGAGCACAACAAAAATATCACTTACGGACTTATGGTAAAAGAACCACCCTTTTTATGTCAACATGTATTGTGCTAGATTTGAATTTGAACAGTTACAACAAATTTGTTGTAACAGTCATAAAACCACTAATCTTTTGTCAGCCACTCACAAATACAAATAGTGTTCAACATTtgaattgattttaaattattcaatTTGTAATAGATAAAACATATAAGTTATCAAGTGTTAGTAGCCTCAAGTCCTAAGTTCTGTCAGTATTAAATTTGAATCctacaaaaaaactaaatgatTACCGTTTgggcatatatatacataaaatattgtCTTCAGCCATCTTTATCCCTGGTTATTAGGGATTTCTTAGTTCGAGGGTCTTTGGGTTTTTGCACTGTTTGCAGGCCACACCGACACGTGACGGCCCGCGAttgattcgtttttaaaattttttttttagaccaaaaaaaaattaaaactaaaactaaGAAACCGTGAAACGGTTTAGCATTAAAGATGCTCTTAGACCACAAACAATAAAGTAGTTGAATTAGAGATCAACTgttaaattgcaaaaaaaaaatacataggtGGATTAAACTCTGGTCGAAAACTTTCAACCCGTTGAATACCATTGAAATAGGATCTCTTTGCCACATAGCAAAGTTTGAGGGAAGAAAGTGTGGAGAGAGTGAAAAACACACGCGCCTAGGTCAGCTAGGTGTTGTGAGGTGGAGtctctttgtatttttattgggtctcaatttcttttttgaaattttttctctTAAATTATTGGAGGTTGGAACTTAATGATTTGtagtcaataattttttttttaaaaattaaatttatatcaaaattcatgatttttatgatttgaaaatataaattaatctcatttcatttggatacagaaaatacaaacataaataaaggtaaagtaatttttttaaactatgtcaaatttaattaattatttaatttaattatgggcaattgtcaataatagcaccttttgaagtttatgtctcaaaaatagcactagaaggagaaagtcacaaaaatgacattcattaaagggtaaaatatccctaatacccttggtttaaaattaaataaataaacaaaaataaataaaaataaataaaataaaaataaataaaataaaaaattttttttatagtttcagattatatgttttcagattcgaaatttttataaatttttttttcaaattttttttcaaattttttttttatttttttttcaatttttttttttataatttaaaaatactttttaaaactgtttttaaaatttttatttttttattttttattttagtatttattttttataaaattttaaatcctaattccaaaacctcaccccttaactctaaaccctaaggtttggattaattaacccaaggggtataagtgtatatttacctctttaatgaaacctatttttgtgactttgagccttgagtgctattttgggaacaaaaacttggtttagtgctattctagtctttttctctttaattatAGTCAAAACTAATAGAAATATGTAGTTACAACATTATAAAAAGCATAAGCATATAAAataagagtggttagataagataacaaattctaaaataaaaactattgtagatgttaaaaatgaaataaatgttaaattattagGTGAAGAAATAGAAAATGATATGAAGTATTAGAAAAAAAGTGAAGGTGTtgaataaataacaaaaaatttttttttatgatagtctttttttaagtttttgtcacaaaaataaccctcaatgaaaaaaagttttactctagggttaactaatctagacttagggtttatagttaaggagggagggagggggttttggggataatgttttaaattttaaaacataaaaaataaatattaaaaatttcaaaataaaaaagcctattttgatcttttttttagagttatttttgtctgacaaaaacttaaaaatgattatttgagaaaattgtAGATATTTTTTTGTCGACATATTAAACTATTGTAGATACTTTTAGATCTCAATTAAAAACTCTGAGGTCCATTTAGTCTTATGTTTGAAAAAAACCTCACCATATACAACCCTCGTTATAAACCCAAGTGACAATATATAGTATCAACTAATAGTGAAAACTAATGTGTTAGAAATACCGATCTTATCAACTTTTTTCATAGTAGACTTTCGCATTTAagatgttattttgttttgaaatcagatcaaccaaaaaaaagagttagatatttttattgttaCAACCCACAACAATGGGGGTGATTAGTTGGGCTGTAGAAAGTGACTTTAACTTTAATTTTCATCTACAACCTTAAATactaccaatcatgctttatctTGGTTTTTAAAGTtacaaccaaaaaattaaaactacagcaaaaacacacaaaaaatggctgtaaacatcttattttctaaagcccCATTTTTTTAGCTGTaggaaattttaaagctacatcaTTTAAAGCTAAATCAAAAATCCTACAGACAAAATattaaagtaaattttctaCAATTACAACCCAATGGCATAGTGGTGATTGTAAATAGTGTTAGCGCAGACTCAATCTCTAGGCTAGTTAGTGGATGACATCAGCCGCATGATTTCGGAGCAAAGATCACTTCACTGTGATGACAACTTAATTACTTTCAGTTTCGGCATCAAGTCACTGATTTACCATGTGATAGAGAAAATAATGTGCTTTACGAGTGAAAATGGCCAACATAGTAATTCGAAAAGGGTCTCTAATTAAAACATAGGTTGCAGTTTCATCAATGTGTTATTATTGTATAATCGTCATGAAAATGTGATTCCAAATTTCCAAAACAAACTTCATTTTGGAAACACAAAAACCTTTTGtacattttcatttataaaacaaaactcCAGAATTAATTCAAATCATATCTCTTTACTAAGTTTTCATTTTACCAAACATGAacaagcaaaataaaaaaaccagATAAGGTATACATTTTTAATACTTGAAAACTTCATTACTGTTTatcttctctatttttttttttctgagaatGGGTTTTATCTTCTAACGAACACGTAATAAAGTTATCTTCTAACGAACACGTGAATTGTGATATTTCATATAACCTAATAATTCTATTGTTAGGTTTGCATTTAAACATTTCGTATTCTTTGTAGTCAAATATTGTTTTACTGGATGCTTTGGTTAATGGATCTTAATTCCTcttaatcttttttattttttttgtaaaaaaattaattcctCTTAATCTCTGTCGTTGTTTATTGTAACTTCAAAATAGCAATTTTAGTATTATTGCTGAGCAATTTGATActtatgtattaatttttttttaaatatataattactattattttagatatttaattactaAGTGCACAAATAAATTAATCTGTTAATTACGTATTAGAGGTTGACAAGAATTAGTAGATTCATTTCTTACCGATTAATTGATGCTAAGTTCATAAAACGTTTTAAGCCTTATAGGCAGGATCGTTTGTAGTGATATTTTGTGTTGCAAGGACAACTGTCGACTATAGATGTAATACAGTTCCATTCGTTACAAATTTGTAGTATGCGAAGTGCTACCTCAAAAGAATTGTTGTTGGTAAATCTATTCATCATAATCATATGAACTATATGTAACTTCATCATCAttcgtattaaaaaaaaactgatcatCATTCATTTAATATGGTTAGATTATAGTGTTGtacaagacaaaaaaatataagttaacACTTTCACCATATATTActtttatgtttattaaaaCATCATTCACACGCTCCCAAAGTAATACCCACTTCTGTACATTttggtattttttaaaaacataaataacagTATAAATAAGAATTGTTTGTAAACATGAAtagcaatataaaaaaaattaaaatgtctttttagtaatttcattaatataattacattaattatctttttatatttcacccagtttaacaattttattaaatatattactataataatagtgtagatttgtattcattagttaatcaatattaattttgtgtgaattatataataaaaatgttaaataactGGATTTTTCATATGGTTAAACGTTCAGTTTAGTTTGTTACTACGGTGAAAAATTATGCAGCCAAAAACATAACACAAAGAcatgttttatgaataaaataataaattaaataaaaaataattaaaatgtactATATTTATTgtcatttaattttttactccatataattattttattaaataaaaaaatctttcgATTTCACTTATTTagccaaaaacatataatagtcctttttattagtttataaaaccaGTTAGACATGAACATTGACTATCCATTTAGGTACGAGTTGTTCTTTTcgtgtattatttttttgaaattaggctccgcttgaatattataaatttatgtgtgagtTTTGAGTTGAGTTCTTCTGAGTCTGGATGAGTATGGTTCTAATATAtttgaacctaaaaatatctaaattacaAATGTAGTTGAAACGGATttggatatttgtaccaaaaataaccatattatccGATTCGATCCAAATccttgaatacaattagttatattaagattcatctaaaatatataacaccaaaaataatcatattatctGATTCAGTCCAAGTCTTTGAATATAATTAGGTATATTAATACTcacctaaaatatataacactaattatgaaaaacaaagatataaaaatgtaagaaccAGTATCTACGCGGATCAAATCTCCAATTTTATCCTAAaacagttaatatatatatattaactgttttaggataatatatatatatattaagtaaaattttttttttttttttgcatctaaTCATTATTGAAAGGATGTATCCTACGCAGACGCCAAAAAGGTGACCCATCTGCACAATTGcaaaagttatattttagtcatttacATGTTGACAATGattgtttaaaaaaagaaaagagaaatgtGTGCATTGCATACAAATTGCAGCACAGCTCCACCATGCCGTTACTTCCAAGTTCCAACAACTATACTGTAAATAGCGTTGATAACTTGGTATGGCAGTGTAgtgttgaaatttttttttttgttaactgcTTTCGTTTTATTTTCTCTACACGAACTTCATTTTGGTGATATTCAAATTAGTCATCCTAAATTTGTTGACAAGATTATTAAGGAATATAAAAGaattccttaaaaaaaaaaagaatatacaaGAATCAATAAATGATTAATGGACTTATATAGACTTGCAAGTTGGTTGACAAATATATATCGTACAAAACTACAAGTTGGCATGTTTCTCCGCTGGGAAACAACTCAACAAGGATGCTTTATCGATTTCACTTAAAATAATAGAAGATAAGATCCAAAAATCAACctgtttctcaaaaaaaaaaaaaaaaccaacctGTTAGTCATTATAATCGCTGACCTAAAACCAAAACTACAAGGTATCAACTcgtttctttattatttaaaagctTATCTAGATTGAACCCACTTTACTACTTACtgctccctctgtttcataataaatgtcattctaacttttttttcttgttacataaaaaatatCCTTTTACAATTCCAATGCAAATTATACTTACTTTCAGCTGAAAAATAATTGCAAACtgtattgattttataaataattttatttatctcaaatactattggtcataaagatataattaataacaacttacatatatttcTGCAATTTTTTAGTATGTGTAAAAAGTATCAAAATGACACTTAATCAAAAACGGAgagaatatataattatgagttTCTATACTATTATATTCAAATTCACTTTTTGCCCTATAAAGTCCAAAAAACAAGAGGAATGTCAACTATGTTTTTTGGCTCATGCCCAAAATCATAATGTGACCTTACACAAAGACAATCGCCAAATACCCttgatatattttgaaataatgaCTTGATAAATAACAAGAATAATACATGTACCTAGTTGAATGACAATTTTTAAGTTGCTATTATTAGATTCGAATAAAAGGACAATTTATCGctaaaattttggaaataaaatttatgaattatactgctaaaatattaataatgattTATATGTGAATACGGGTCTTTCTACTTTTGAAAAAAGTCTCCAGCAAAATAGATAGATACGTCGAAGCTCAGAAAATACAAcggaataatatttttgatgCGAGCTTTAGGTTGTTAAGAAACTTGGGTTTGAAAGTActcataatattttattgtgtGTCCATGAGGATTAAATCTATTGTTTATGATCTATTTTAATATTCAGAAAATGAGTTTATCTATGAACTGCATCTTCTTTTGGATATTAGTCTAAGCTTTTCTATGGACATGAGATACTCCAtgttaaacataaaaaaaaatgtttttgatgcCACTCTGATATTCAAATCAATAAAGATCAAAATAATACCATAAACTGGTgccaaaaaaatgaattatagAAACAACGAAAAATAGTACAAGCTTCTATGGTTCGAAAAAATAATGCATTCATTGAGTATTCACTTTGTACTGTaacttttaaagtaaaaaacatggaaaatataaatttttttagaaatggctaagacttaaataaataataagagcAAGAATAAGAAATAGTGTATCCTCTCAAAGGagaatgtctttttttttttttttctatgttctATTAACTGATCCGGTTGGTCTCCAAAAAAATGCACTTAGTACTATTTATCCATATTTGAAGTGTCTTTCAACTGATGTCAAGAAGTATTCCGATCGTTTGTTACTATACTAATTTATAAAGGACTTCAAGAAACATAAACCCAAATTAGCCAAGTGTCAACAAATTTGGAAAAGAGTCTTACGTCTATATTATACCTCTCCCATGATTGAATGTCGGATCATAAGTGTGTTATTTTTGATCATCTGCGTTGACCCGATATGAAGCACTTGAATACTTCTCGCCTACGATTTGTGTTATTTCGCCCCAATCACTTGGCTTGCCCTTTTTTAATAGTTAGTGCTCATGCTATAGAAGGTTCATATCGGTAGCATGTTCGTTGTTGGAGACCTTGCCCAAATTTCCCTAGCCTGTTTGGTTTGGGAAAATACATGATGAACATCATGTTTCTTCATCTAGCCTTAATCAGTAAATAGACAAACAAATTTAAGTCTCTTTGATTCGGACAATGAGAGGGATTAGCTACAAATATGCAAGGAAAATTGGTTTGCTTCTAATGAACTTTAGCCACAAGTATTTTTATAGTCTTTTCAATGATGTTTTCAAATAGAATTCCACAAAGTTATATTATCATTATAAAACCATTTTTAAGttgaattatttatatattcattctctttgttttttgaacaacatattcattcaaaaatattaattacaaaaatagaaaacttGGTCTAAACGGATATAGTTTTGAATTCTGATCCAAAAGTATATCTATCTATGCCAACGTAGGATCTATCGTTCCTTATTTTCTTAATTCTTCCGTAActaataacatttattttactatatttactGTAAAATCAAGTGGAAATGTATTGGAATCGACATATGAACCAGAAGGGAGAACtgaagaaataaagaaagacaGATTGCATCCGCGCGGATAttggttttacatttttaaacatcgatatttgttttcataattagtgttatatattttagatgggTCGAAATATAGCTAACTGTATTCAAAAGAGCTAGACCGAATCAGGTAATATAGTTATTTTGGTATATTCGAACCtgtttcagatacatttgttatttagacATTTGTCGGTTCCTATATATCATAACTGAACTCATCTAGACCAAGAAAGATCTAACTCAAAAcctacacataaatttataatattcaaatgatgtctaatttcaaaaaaaaaaacgatacccGAAAAAAACAACATGTACCTAAATGAATATCCAATAttcatgcctaactgattttataaactaataaaaaagacTTGttctatgtgtttggctaaattaagtgaaatagaaagagttttttatttaattttgagaCCTGCGCCTTACGCGtagaaaaacatagaaaaacatCAATTCACACAAAATCATTATTATCTTCGTATTTAAACGTAAAGccaaaaattacaataaaaatgtagaatatataATCCcaataattttatgttattatcTTCAAACCTGATATAAATACCATATgtaatttttcggttttgatattaatgtataaaattcatattcttttattttattattacttgTGTTTATTCTAttcatttaaaactaaaatgtataaattatatttaattatttaggttaaaagtaaaatatattaaatcttaaTACTATAAGTATATTTAagtaatctaattaaaaacactTTGGTTTTTTTGGTTCAGTTCGGTTAAAacataaccaaatcaaactATTTGGGTTGATAAATCTTGAACCAAATGGTTTAAATATATActttggtttgggttcggatGTGTCTATTTGGTTTAGtctggttcggtttttttcCCACCCCTACTTACCACCATGTTTTCAGCTCATTACTCCACTACATATTTAATATATCCATCTACTTTATATTAATCTATGGAAAGAATACTTTCTCACTGCCTTTTTAACATTATGGCATCGTTTGAGTAAGAGAGAAGATAACCAATCCTCGTgaaactctctttctctctcccttCCAAACCAAACGAATTGAAAAGGCAGTGAAAAGTACTATTTTCATAGattaatatataaagtagaTGGACTTATTAAATAGAAATTATCCTCATgaaactctctttctctcttccttccAAATCAAACACAAAGTGCTGATACTATTCCCAAATATGTTCTTCCTCCTATCAAAAATACACGGAGGCCtcacaagaagatgaagaatatCGATCTCCCTCTTCAATTTGCCAACACTGGTTCATGTCTCGAATTAGAACCGAAGGTTCCCTTAAACGATTCCAATGGGTCCAATAACATCACATACGGTTTAAAGCTATGTCAGAACGTCAAGGACGAAGATGCAAGTGATGCGAAACTAGGTTaagagtaaaataattatatggagtgaaaaactaagtgacaataaatgtaatacatttttcttattttgatttaagttattattttattcacaaaagtATGTCATTTATATTTTAGCCATGTAATTTTCTActgattaaaactaaaataaaaaaatattttagtaaaacaaactaaaccgaacaTTTATCCATATGCAAAATCCAgttatttacatttttgattttataattggcacaaagttaatgttgattaactaataaaataaaaatatgcactattattattattattattattattattattattattattattaatgtaatagAATTAATAATGTGATATATTGtaaaggtaatataattaatgaaaggtaatataattaatgaaattgttaaactgagtgaaatatgaaaagacaattaatgtaattatattaataaaattactaaaatgacaCTATACATCTTTTTTATACGGTTATCCATGTTTACAGATGAGTCATGGAAATATGAGGAGATTTTTTTaggacaaggatggtatagtactttgaaaggttttgatggtttgatGGGCGCAAAGAACATAAGGGCGAGTCTGGCACTCCTTCATGCGGAAGTGGAAGCGCTTATTTGGGCAATAGAATGTATGCGGAATTTACGTCAGTTCGAGGTGacatttgcaacagattgttctcaattggtgaaaatggttttggaaccagaagaatggccagcttttgcaagttatttggaagatatcagaATCGTGAAAGAAAGTTTCAACAACTCGAACATCATTCATGTACCCATAACACATAACACACAGGCGAATTGTCTAGCACACAGTGCCAGAAAGCAATTgtcttttgtcgttcacatggatgcagagttactAGTTTGGTTGTATAGTCTTAGGAGTCTGTTTATgctgatgataaaaaaaatacggttatacatgtttccaaacaattctcatttatactgC is a genomic window of Brassica napus cultivar Da-Ae chromosome A2, Da-Ae, whole genome shotgun sequence containing:
- the LOC106391892 gene encoding LOB domain-containing protein 40, translated to MRMSCNGCRVLRKGCSENCSIRPCLQWIKSAESQANATVFLAKFYGRAGLMNLLSTGPDHLRPAIFRSLLYEACGRIVNPIYGSVGLLWSGNWHLCQAAVEAVMRGSPVTPIACDAAVTGQAPPFSNNKLFDIRHVTRDENAVKSRCRSSRSGACKEGRNVRSSLSHESSLSQESAVVKGEGSMVSSEETTEEPSWIGLELTLGLEPSGARGSHVVVPIKKRKLEKSGTCDDDADTCKIELGLVCSE